The genomic region CGAGGCGCTTGGTGAGACGATAGAAATTCCGTCCGGGTTCTATCCGGGGGATTATCTCGTGCCGGTGGGGCGGTCGCTCGTGACCGAGTTCGGAAACAGCCTGTTGGACAAGCCGGAAGACATATGGATGCCTCCGGTCAAGCAGCACGTTCTTGCCGCCATGATGGAGCTGATCAAGGCGGACCTCAAGAAACTCAATATCGAGCACGATGTGTTCTTTTCCGAAAAAACTCTTCACGGGCAGGGTGGCGACATCGACCTCACCCTGGACTGGTTGCGTGAGCAGGGGCTGGTCTATGAAGGTCGGCTCGAGCCGCCGAAGGGCAAGACACCTGAAGATTGGGAAGATCGTGAGCAGACGCTGTTCCGTGCCACGGCATTCGGGGATGATGTGGACCGGCCGCTGATCAAGTCGGACGGAAGCTACACCTATTTCGCTGCCGATATCGCCTATCACCGCAACAAGGTGATGCGCGGGTTCACGACCCTGATCGACGTTCTTGGCGCCGATCATGCGGGTTACGCGACGCGCATCCAGGCTGCGGTGAAGGCTGTTTCAGGTGGCAAGGCCACGGCCGACGTGAGGTTCTGTCAGCTCGTCAAACTGCTGCGCAATGGCGAACCTGTCAAAATGAGTAAGCGTTCCGGGGATTTGGTGTCGCTTGCTGATGTTGTCGATGAAGTTGGCGTGGATGCCACCCGGTTTATGCTGCTGTTCCGCCGCAACGATGCACCGCTTGACTTCGACTTCGCGCTGGTCAAGGAGCAGACCAAGGACAATCCGGTGTTCTATGTGCAATATGCCCATGCCCGGACCTACTCTGTTTTCCGCAATGCGGAACGCGACCTGCCGGAGCTCGATATTTCACAGGAAGCATTGCGGAGGGCCGATCTCAAGCGGCTTGCGACGGCAGAGGAGATCGAGATCATCCGCATGCTTGGCTCCTGGCCGCGCCAGGTAGCTGCGGCGGCCCGGGCACACGAGCCGCATCGACTTGCGTTTTACTTGCATGAACTGGCCGCTCAATTCCATGCCTTCTGGGGCAAGGGCAAGGAAGACCCGAGCTTACGCTTTGTTAACGACGAAGACGCGACACTGACGCTGGCTCGACTCGCGCTTGTGGATGGTGTGCGCCGGGTGCTCAGCAATGGGCTTGAACTTCTGGGCGTTAGCGCACCGCAAGAGCTTTCATAATTACGGCGCATTGCTGTGGATAGTTCTGCGCACTGCTCAAGGGAAGGGCAAGTTAAAGCCGAATACTTTTGGGGCGCTGCTCTATGGACAATACCAAGCACAACCAGTCGGCCGCCGCGCAGGATTCCGACGATCTGATCGCGGAACTGGCGCGGCTGGTGGCGCAGGATGCGCGCAACACCTCGACCCGCAGCGATGCCTATCGGCGCGAAGAACCACAGTTTGCACCCGAACCGGAGCCTGCCGAGCCGGTGCAGAGCGACTTCGATCAGGCGGAGCAGAGCTTTGGCGTCCCGGACCGGGGCGAGCCGCAGGCAGAGCCTGAATGGGGAACCCGAGAGGAGACGCAGCAGGCCGATGATGAGCTTGCCGGATTCGATTTCGGGTTTGGCACCGCGCCACAACAAGGTGCCTCGACCTCACAGGATGACCCGATCGCCGAATTGATCGCTGATGCGGAAGTGGAGGCTTACGATCGCGATTTCTCGCAGGAAGCGCCCTCTTGGTCCGAAGATACCAGCCAAGAGCTGCAGCCTCAGGATGAAGAAGTCGCGTCGCAGCGCCATGACGATTTTACGGTTTCCGCGGTCACCCAGCCTTCGGTTTCGTACACGCACGACGGGGATCCGTTGAGCGAAATCGAGGCCCTGATCGGTGAGGCTGCTCGCGTCAATTCGGGTGATACTGGGTTTTCGGGGCGACGCGTCCGCTCGAGCTTTCTTGACGATACGCCAACCGACGAGGCTGTGAACGCAGCCGAATCCGCCATCCTGGCTGCCGCTGCCGCGACGGGGGCGACAGTGCGGCGCCACGAACCGGCTGTGGAGCCGGAAACGTGGCCGACGCCGCAGGAAGCTGCTCGGGACGAATTCCACTCCGAGCCGATGGCCGGCGACGGTGAGTTCACGCCTGCTGCTGAGCGCATACCCGATCCGCTGTTTGCCGCCTCCCGGGATGATGCGGCGCCGGAAACTCGGCAAGAAGACTACGAATACGGCGAGGAAGAGGTTGCATACGATACCGAGCGACCGCGGCGGCGGATCAACGGCTTCGTTCTTCCCATCGCCGCAGGCGTAGCCATCGTTGCGCTGATTGGTGGGGTGTACTTCACGTTCTTCTCCGGGCCGCCGGAGCCAGGCGAAGCGCCGGTGCTGACCGCTGATGCCCAACCGCTGAAGGAAGATGTCGAGCCGGCGCCGGACCAAACGGCTGCGAACGACTCCGTTGTTTTCAACGAAATCGAGGGCAACACAGCTGCACCCGAGGAAGAGGCGCTGGTGTCGCGAGACCAGACCGGTGGCGCGAGCGGCGCGGAAGTCGCGCAGGTTCTTGCCCCCGAGGAAGGCGAAACCGAACTCGCCAACCGCCCGGTGCGTACGGTGACTGTCCGTCCGGATGGAACCATCGTTCAGGCGGAGGATAGCGTGGCCGGTTCCAATGTCCTGCCGGTCGAACGCCCCGATGTACCTGCTGTGCCCAACAGCACGCTGACAGCCGACCCGATCGGGGAGGCGATCGCGGAAGCCATGGCGGGTGGGGAGACCGCCGCAGCAACGGGTGCCGAACAGGTGGCCGCGCTCAATGCGCCGGCCTCAGCGTTGGGCGATGCCGCGACGGGTGCGACGGCACAGGGAGCGACCACAGACCTGGGCGACGCTGCGACCGATGAAGCGACTGTGGTGGAAGGCGATGCCACGGCACCACGCCCAATTCCGCGGCCGGCTGGACTTACGGCGCCGACCAATACGGCAGCCAGTGCCGCGCCGGGTGCTCCAGCCCCCGCGGAGAGCACTGTGGCCCTGGCTCCGACGCAGGCACAAACCCCCGCCGCTCCAGCACCGGCGACTTCCACTCCTGCCAACGTCGGGGCGTGGGTGCAGTTGTCCTCCCAGCGCACCGAAGAAGACGCGCGCGGCGGCATTCCGACGCTGCAGGCCCGTTACGGGGCATTCTTTAATGGTGCGACACCGGAGGTGAGCCGTGTCGATCTGGGCGAACGCGGCATTTATTACCGGGTCCGACTGCCCCAGCCCACGCTCGCCGAGGCCAATTCGGTTTGCGGCGCGATACTGGCGCAGGGCGGAGACTGCTTTGTAATGGACAACTAGCTGACACACGGCTTGGCAACTTGACGAGTTCGAGGGGAGTGGCAATGCTGCTTCCCTCTTTGATTTTCCAGCAGCAGGTTATGGCTGAAGCTTTAGATCCATGGTTTGACGAAACGCCCGAGCGGGCGGAAGCGGCCGTGCTGCACGTGGATGTTGGCGGATACGAAGGCCCGCTCGACCTTCTGCTGGATCTTGCTCGGAAGCAGAAGGTCGACCTCTCAGGGATTTCGGTGCTGGCGCTGGCGGAACAATATCTGGCCTTCATCGAATCCATCCGACAGCAACGGATCGAGATCGCTGCCGATTATTTGGTGATGGCCGCTTGGCTTGCGTATCTTAAAAGCCGGCTAATGGTGCCGCAGCAAGGCGACGACGAAGAGCCGAGCGGCGAAGAAATGGCGGCGCTTCTGCAATTCAGGCTCGCCCGGCTGGAAGCCATGCGGGACGCGGCGGGACGGTTGCTCAACCGCCCCAGACTGGGTCGGGACGTTTTTGCGCGCGGTATGCCCGAGCCTGTCTCAATTACTCGCCATGCGCTGTGGGAAGCCGATCTTTACCAATTGCTGCGCGCCTATTCGGCTCAGCGGGAGCGGGGCATACCGGCTGAGTACTCGCCCTATCACCGGACGGTGTGGGCGCTGCAGGACGCGCGCGAAATCCTCGAGCGGCTGATCGGGCAGAGCTATGAATGGGTTTCGCTCGAGACCTATCTAGCCGAGTATCTGGCACGGCCGGAAGAAAGGGTGACGGCGATGGCGTCGAGTTTTGTCGCTTCGCTCGAACTTGTGCGGCTGGGGCAGGTGGAGTTGCGACAACAGCAGGCTTTTGCACCCTTGCTGGTGCGCCGGCGACAGGGGAGCCTGCCGCAATGAATGCAGAAGACGATTCTGTGATCAAGGAACGCAATCTGCGCATCCTTGAGGCCCTGTTGTTTGCTTCGGACGAGCCGGTCGATCTGAAAGCGGTAAAGCCGTTTCTGTCCGATGCCGCTGACGTCGATGCACTGATCGACGAATTGCAGGCTCAGTATGCGAGACGCGGGGTCAATCTCGTGCAGCGCGGATCGAAATGGGCGTTTCGCACCGCCGAAGACCTTAATTTTTTGCTCCGGCGCGAGGAAACCGATACCCGTCCGTTGTCACGGGCGGCGCTCGAGACGTTGTCGATCATTGCCTATCATCAGCCGGTGACGCGCGCCGAAATCGAAGAGGTGCGCGGGGTTTCCATCTCCAAAGGCACGCTCGATGTGCTCATGGAAGCGGGATGGGTTCGGATGCGGGGACGTCGGCGCACCCCTGGGCGGCCGGTGACCTACGGGACCACAGAAGGTTTTCTCGATCATTTCGGACTGGAGACACTCGGAGACCTGCCGGGGCTTGATGAACTCAAGGGGGCAGGGCTGCTTTCGAGCCGCGTGCCGTCGAGCTTTCAGGTGCCAATGCCGTTTGACGGTGCGTTGCGCGAGGATGAGGATCCGCTCGATCCGGATGATCCCGGCGAGACCGAGCGTGGATCCGAGGAGTGAAGGGACACGCGCATTTTACCGGGCATCCGCAATAACGCGGAGCCCGCGGTCGGTCAGTCCTTGTTTTCGCCAGCAATAATCAATATCTGTGAGCCGGAGAAACCGGTCGGCCGGTGCATGATCCGCGTCGACATCTAGGAGGTACACATGAATCCGGGACCTTGGGGACTTCTGATTATCGCGGTCGTAGTGCTGCTGCTGTTCGGGCGCGGCAAGATTTCCGGCCTGATGGGCGAAGTCGCCGGCGGCATCAAAGCGTTTCGCAAGGGCATGGCTGAAGAAGACACGCCCGACGACAAGCCTGTCGCAACTATCGACCAGAAGCCCGGCCAGGCTGAGCCTACGCTGAACCAGACCAAGGACGTCGAGCGCAAGGACGCCTGATCGTACCGGTTCGGCATTGGTTCCCAAAAAGGATAGATCCTGATGCTTGGCCTTGGCTGGAGCGAGATGCTGGTTATCGGCATCGTGATCCTCATCGTGGTGGGCCCGAAAGACCTGCCGGTGATGATGCGCAATATCGGCCGGATGATGGGAACTGTCCGGCGTATGAGCAACGAGTTCCGGCGCGAGATCGACAAAGCCATCGCCGCCGATGAGATACGCGAAGCCAAAAAGGCGATTTCGGACCCACTTCAGCAGACAAGCCAGGATATCACCCGCGAGTTCAACGCCTTGAGAAACGGCAAGGTGGAGCCGAGCGGCAAGCTTGCTCCCACTGAGCCGGGCAAGGAAAGCGTAGTGGATGAGATTCGCTCGCAAGCGGGCATGCCGCCCGTGCCGCCGGCTCAGACCTCGCCGGCTGCTGCGGCTTTGCGCGCAAAGGTGAGCGAAACCGTTGCCAAGCCGGCAAATGCAGTAACGAACACCGCTGAGGCCGCGCAACCGGGTGCCGCCAAACCCAAGATCAAGGCTGCTCGGCGGAATCCCGCAACTTCTACGACAAGCAAGTCTGCAAAACCCGCCGCCAAGTCATCGCGCGCCAAGACGGCCAAAGCTTCCACCGGGGAGGGCCAAACAGCGGCGGTAAAGGCTCCATCGAAATCGACCACCAAAAAATCTCCGGCGAAAAAGAAGGCTGCGAGCCGCGTCGAGAGCGCCGCGGATGTGGGGGGTGAGGGCTGATTCATGGCCGAAGCGCAGAAAAAGATCGCAGATCAATCGCCGGAAGATGAACTCAAGGGCAGCGAAGCGCCACTCATCGAGCATTTGGCGGAATTGCGGACGCGGCTGATCTATTCGGTCATCGCGCTGGCGGTGCTGTTTATCGCGTGCTTTTTCGTTGCCGACCACATCTACCAGTTTCTGCTCGGCCCGTTCATTGCTGCCGCTGGTGGTCCGGAAGCTGTGCACCTCATCTATACCGCGCCCCAAGAGTTCTTTTTCACGAAACTTTCCGTCGCGCTTTTTTCGGCGATCTTTCTAGCGTTCCCGGTCATCGCGTCCCAAGTCTACGCCTTTGTGGCGCCAGGGCTCTACAAGAACGAGCGCATGGCCTTCCTGCCTTACCTTATCGCCACGCCGATCTTTTTCGTGCTTGGGGGGGCAGTGGTCTACTACGGCATCATGCCCTTGGCGCTCGGCTTTTTCCTGGGCATGCAGCAGACCGATCCCAATGGCGTCACCATTGAAATGATGACGCGGGTCTCGGAATATCTCAGTCTGGTGATGACCCTGCTCCTGGCATTCGGCGTCTGCTTTCAGCTTCCGGTCATTCTGACGCTGCTGGCGCAGGTCGGTCTGATCGGAGTCGACCATCTCAGGCGCTGGCGCAAATACGCGATCGTTGCAATCGTCGTGATTGCGGGCTTTTTGACGCCCCCCGATCCGATTTCCCAGATCGGGTTGGCGCTCCCGTTGTTGGCGCTTTATGAACTTTCGGTGGTTTCAGTCCGGTTCATGGAGAAGCGTCGGCTGGCACGTGAGGCGGAGCTGGCGCGGGAACTGGAAACCTGAGCCTGCCTTGAGTTTCCGAGCAGGCTCGGCTAGGCACTAGGCCGCTCAATTTTTTCCAGCGGACCAGCCGACATGCTCGACATCAAATGGATCAGCGCCAATCCCGAAGCCTTCGACGCCGCGCTCAAATCGCGCGGCATGGAGCCGCTGTCGGCATCTCTTATCCTTTTGGACGAACAACGGCGCGCGGTGGTGGCCGAACTCAATGCCGTTCAGGAAAAGCGCAATGCCGCCTCCAAGCAGATCGGACAGGCCAAGGCGCAAAAAGATGAGGCCCGCGCGGCCGAGTTGATGGCGGAAGTCGCCGGGCTCAAGGACAAGCTCGGGGAACTCGATACGCGTGAGAAAGCGTTGACTGAGAATATCCGGGCTGCGCTGTCGGTGATTCCGAACCTGCCGGCCGAAGGCGTACCGGTGGGTGAGGACGAAAATGACAATGCTCCTTATTTCCGCGCCAACGAATCGGAAGCCACGAGGCCGGCCAAACCCAATCTCGGTTTTTCGCCCAAAGAGCATTACGAACTCGGCGAAACCATGGGCGGCATGGATTTCGAAACCGCAGCGAAACTCTCGGGAAGCCGGTTCGTCGTGCTCAAGGGACAGATCGCGCGGCTGGAGCGTGCCATCGGGCAGTTCATGCTCGACCTGCATGTGAATGAGCATGGCTATACCGAAGTGGTGCCGCCCTATCTGGTGCGGGATGAAGCCATGT from Pelagibacterium sp. 26DY04 harbors:
- the tatB gene encoding Sec-independent protein translocase protein TatB, which codes for MLGLGWSEMLVIGIVILIVVGPKDLPVMMRNIGRMMGTVRRMSNEFRREIDKAIAADEIREAKKAISDPLQQTSQDITREFNALRNGKVEPSGKLAPTEPGKESVVDEIRSQAGMPPVPPAQTSPAAAALRAKVSETVAKPANAVTNTAEAAQPGAAKPKIKAARRNPATSTTSKSAKPAAKSSRAKTAKASTGEGQTAAVKAPSKSTTKKSPAKKKAASRVESAADVGGEG
- a CDS encoding ScpA family protein, encoding MAEALDPWFDETPERAEAAVLHVDVGGYEGPLDLLLDLARKQKVDLSGISVLALAEQYLAFIESIRQQRIEIAADYLVMAAWLAYLKSRLMVPQQGDDEEPSGEEMAALLQFRLARLEAMRDAAGRLLNRPRLGRDVFARGMPEPVSITRHALWEADLYQLLRAYSAQRERGIPAEYSPYHRTVWALQDAREILERLIGQSYEWVSLETYLAEYLARPEERVTAMASSFVASLELVRLGQVELRQQQAFAPLLVRRRQGSLPQ
- the argS gene encoding arginine--tRNA ligase is translated as MDVFALFEGRVADALKASFPELADNAELLSRVVVEPPRDAAHGDLSTNAAMVVAKPLGKNPREIATALAGYFSRDADVASVDVAGPGFINFRLQPDVWYKVLASVAELGADFGRADVGKGEKVNVEYVSANPTGPMHVGHTRGAVFGDALASLLAYAGYEVTREYYINDAGSQVDTLARSAYLRYREALGETIEIPSGFYPGDYLVPVGRSLVTEFGNSLLDKPEDIWMPPVKQHVLAAMMELIKADLKKLNIEHDVFFSEKTLHGQGGDIDLTLDWLREQGLVYEGRLEPPKGKTPEDWEDREQTLFRATAFGDDVDRPLIKSDGSYTYFAADIAYHRNKVMRGFTTLIDVLGADHAGYATRIQAAVKAVSGGKATADVRFCQLVKLLRNGEPVKMSKRSGDLVSLADVVDEVGVDATRFMLLFRRNDAPLDFDFALVKEQTKDNPVFYVQYAHARTYSVFRNAERDLPELDISQEALRRADLKRLATAEEIEIIRMLGSWPRQVAAAARAHEPHRLAFYLHELAAQFHAFWGKGKEDPSLRFVNDEDATLTLARLALVDGVRRVLSNGLELLGVSAPQELS
- the tatC gene encoding twin-arginine translocase subunit TatC, whose protein sequence is MAEAQKKIADQSPEDELKGSEAPLIEHLAELRTRLIYSVIALAVLFIACFFVADHIYQFLLGPFIAAAGGPEAVHLIYTAPQEFFFTKLSVALFSAIFLAFPVIASQVYAFVAPGLYKNERMAFLPYLIATPIFFVLGGAVVYYGIMPLALGFFLGMQQTDPNGVTIEMMTRVSEYLSLVMTLLLAFGVCFQLPVILTLLAQVGLIGVDHLRRWRKYAIVAIVVIAGFLTPPDPISQIGLALPLLALYELSVVSVRFMEKRRLAREAELARELET
- the tatA gene encoding twin-arginine translocase TatA/TatE family subunit; this translates as MNPGPWGLLIIAVVVLLLFGRGKISGLMGEVAGGIKAFRKGMAEEDTPDDKPVATIDQKPGQAEPTLNQTKDVERKDA
- the scpB gene encoding SMC-Scp complex subunit ScpB → MNAEDDSVIKERNLRILEALLFASDEPVDLKAVKPFLSDAADVDALIDELQAQYARRGVNLVQRGSKWAFRTAEDLNFLLRREETDTRPLSRAALETLSIIAYHQPVTRAEIEEVRGVSISKGTLDVLMEAGWVRMRGRRRTPGRPVTYGTTEGFLDHFGLETLGDLPGLDELKGAGLLSSRVPSSFQVPMPFDGALREDEDPLDPDDPGETERGSEE